In the genome of Polaribacter atrinae, one region contains:
- a CDS encoding DUF1905 domain-containing protein, which translates to MNYIVENKKLTLQYIPGNGAWTYQLIIPNTKNIKGKWGDLKVSGTIDGYEIKNKNLGPVKNADKKMSINSEIRNAINKDGGDTVIVTLYLENQTETNDISEILECFKDAQVLGIFEQLEKKEQTEILNEITNVATDDQKAEKIIKSIENLESKKT; encoded by the coding sequence GCTTCAATATATTCCCGGAAATGGAGCTTGGACATATCAATTGATAATCCCGAACACAAAAAATATTAAAGGAAAATGGGGCGATTTAAAAGTATCTGGAACTATAGATGGTTATGAAATAAAGAATAAAAATTTAGGACCAGTAAAAAATGCGGACAAAAAAATGTCTATAAATTCAGAAATTAGAAACGCAATAAATAAAGATGGTGGCGATACTGTAATTGTGACCTTATATCTCGAAAATCAAACCGAAACTAACGATATTTCTGAAATTTTGGAATGTTTTAAAGATGCACAAGTTTTAGGAATCTTTGAACAATTGGAAAAAAAAGAACAAACAGAAATTCTAAATGAAATTACGAATGTTGCAACGGACGACCAAAAAGCGGAAAAAATAATCAAGTCGATTGAAAATCTTGAGAGTAAAAAAACATAG
- a CDS encoding alpha/beta fold hydrolase encodes MKNIPIIILLFVSQLTFCQKKFDNEKKIENIQNYNIEEISKTIDEELTIFGTLLTPKSDFDKILVIISGTGTISQEAHNYLTEFLLENNIGVFRFDKRGVGKSTGEYNDQAKVYTNDFPEIFSELKKSQTSDNKKIGFLGHSLGGIVSLQAIEKQVKPDFLIQWSAPVGKPRDLLKYQINNGIKNYDKLIVGETTNDKMKTLDYVFDLIDKNPNKTAWEIWKVAKKESKKYGINKNSFSNYLMPHKLEEARIDNTNTLENIDFPTLVIIGNEDILVDPKQSRTKLDEIENSNIEFKEIDGLNHFMTKKGTDVRTNEIYNVNFEFKEYLLNWINNLKK; translated from the coding sequence ATGAAGAACATCCCGATAATTATATTACTATTCGTTTCGCAATTGACTTTTTGCCAAAAAAAGTTCGATAACGAAAAAAAAATAGAGAATATTCAGAATTACAACATTGAAGAAATAAGTAAAACAATCGATGAAGAACTCACAATTTTCGGAACGTTATTAACACCAAAATCTGACTTTGATAAAATCCTTGTAATAATCTCTGGAACTGGAACTATATCGCAAGAAGCACACAATTACTTGACTGAATTTTTGCTTGAAAATAATATTGGAGTTTTTAGATTTGATAAAAGAGGTGTTGGGAAATCTACTGGAGAATATAATGACCAAGCAAAAGTTTATACTAATGATTTTCCTGAAATATTTAGCGAACTTAAAAAATCACAAACTTCAGATAACAAAAAAATTGGTTTTTTAGGACATAGTTTAGGCGGAATTGTTTCACTTCAAGCAATAGAAAAACAAGTTAAACCAGACTTCTTAATTCAATGGTCTGCACCAGTTGGAAAGCCGAGAGATTTACTCAAATACCAAATAAATAACGGAATTAAAAACTATGACAAGCTGATAGTTGGAGAAACTACTAACGACAAAATGAAAACTTTAGACTACGTTTTTGATTTAATAGACAAAAACCCAAATAAAACAGCTTGGGAAATATGGAAAGTAGCTAAAAAAGAATCTAAAAAATACGGAATAAATAAAAATTCATTCAGTAATTACCTTATGCCTCATAAATTAGAAGAGGCTCGAATAGATAATACAAATACTTTAGAAAATATTGATTTTCCGACTTTAGTAATTATTGGAAATGAAGACATTTTGGTAGACCCAAAACAGAGCAGAACAAAATTAGATGAAATTGAAAATTCAAATATTGAGTTTAAAGAAATTGATGGATTAAACCACTTTATGACTAAAAAAGGAACTGACGTAAGAACAAATGAAATTTATAATGTGAATTTTGAATTTAAAGAATATTTATTGAATTGGATTAACAATCTGAAAAAATAA
- a CDS encoding DUF6438 domain-containing protein has protein sequence MRYLISFLLFLMLVNCKKKDNEKHLESEFKKAEIISSKIDSLKSEKEVQTFVNQLQYPFYEQKISDDSIRIYRKFEEFELKKISEFKRDCRFDEDTLTKKVADSLKIRKSFYKSDFDNNGLTDLLIIGDGHNCIAMAGCDDGESISCDFSVYSLMNFGNDSINPIDLNFITKSLSLVPKIIETKNGSYIELYKPIDYKIENGELKKLKRTIPIVYKYGTFIEQNENNNKYDIENIEFIAQGCVAGCPEFTISIDKNKNGIFNAINYNWFDKDFSHDLEPNDINGEYKTQISNRHFKEIYGIINYLDFPNLDNIYSSGATHSSSVTLKITYDNGKVKTIKDDGLIGTYGLKRVYEMFYELRFNQNWK, from the coding sequence ATGAGATATTTAATAAGTTTTTTACTTTTTTTGATGTTAGTGAATTGCAAAAAAAAAGATAACGAAAAACACCTCGAATCTGAATTTAAAAAAGCAGAAATCATTTCTTCAAAAATTGACAGTTTAAAATCTGAAAAAGAAGTTCAAACTTTTGTCAATCAATTACAATATCCTTTTTATGAACAAAAAATATCCGATGATTCGATTAGAATTTATAGGAAATTTGAGGAATTTGAACTTAAAAAAATAAGTGAATTTAAAAGAGACTGTAGATTTGACGAGGATACTTTAACTAAAAAAGTTGCCGACTCTTTAAAAATAAGGAAAAGCTTTTATAAATCGGATTTTGACAACAATGGTTTAACTGATTTATTGATAATTGGAGATGGACATAATTGCATAGCAATGGCTGGATGTGATGATGGTGAATCTATTTCTTGTGATTTCAGTGTTTATTCACTTATGAATTTCGGAAATGATTCCATTAATCCTATCGATTTAAACTTTATCACCAAATCGTTATCATTAGTTCCTAAAATTATTGAAACTAAAAATGGCTCTTACATTGAATTGTATAAACCAATTGACTACAAAATTGAAAATGGAGAATTAAAAAAATTGAAAAGAACTATTCCGATAGTTTATAAATATGGAACTTTTATTGAGCAAAACGAAAATAATAATAAATACGATATTGAGAACATAGAATTTATTGCTCAAGGCTGTGTAGCTGGCTGTCCCGAATTTACTATTTCAATAGATAAAAATAAAAATGGGATATTCAATGCTATAAACTATAATTGGTTTGATAAAGACTTTTCACACGATTTAGAACCAAATGATATTAATGGAGAATATAAAACTCAAATTTCTAATAGACATTTTAAAGAAATCTATGGAATTATCAATTATTTAGACTTTCCTAATCTTGACAATATATATTCTTCTGGTGCAACTCATTCGAGTTCTGTTACTTTAAAAATCACATATGACAATGGAAAAGTAAAGACTATAAAAGACGATGGACTAATTGGAACTTATGGACTTAAAAGAGTTTATGAAATGTTTTACGAATTAAGATTTAATCAAAATTGGAAATAA
- a CDS encoding DUF6985 domain-containing protein produces the protein MGKHKYWGKVEEDWAGYSGEIKFKSENFDKKEITIFLGSEFDEDGEEIETIPTENELDDFENTYLEFLKKFDNILIDISEKTFERYLKLYAHYYENQEKSGEKPLNIDTKEKHFENIKEILYLRVLKNGNIQIPIRYKIDTEHGVEIRLEKNKVIGVGGIAET, from the coding sequence ATGGGAAAACATAAATATTGGGGAAAAGTTGAGGAGGATTGGGCTGGATATTCGGGTGAAATAAAGTTCAAATCGGAAAATTTTGACAAAAAGGAAATTACCATATTTTTGGGAAGTGAGTTCGATGAAGATGGAGAAGAAATTGAAACAATTCCAACGGAAAATGAATTAGACGATTTTGAGAATACTTATTTAGAATTTTTGAAAAAATTTGACAATATTTTAATTGACATATCAGAGAAAACTTTTGAAAGATATTTAAAACTTTACGCTCATTATTATGAAAATCAAGAAAAATCAGGCGAAAAACCTCTGAACATTGACACTAAAGAAAAGCATTTTGAAAATATTAAAGAAATTCTATATTTAAGAGTCCTTAAAAACGGAAATATCCAAATTCCAATTCGATACAAAATTGACACAGAACACGGAGTTGAAATAAGGCTTGAAAAGAATAAAGTAATAGGAGTTGGTGGAATAGCAGAAACGTGA
- a CDS encoding protein NO VEIN domain-containing protein, giving the protein MNTVIEILIDNSNSMGDCKGIIENYKDYLLPDGSTRLELAKKILLSEIIPTIDYASNITVSLFYSLESTEKPREIVQPILHKGKNDEQLKNAIKGIAIPHETGGTPITDALLNCINRLKNYSDSDRKIILITDGEETGKKDYKIAAKNALKVSGISCNIFIVGISLKPEARIKAESLVKETKGEYFHLETSNYNKTTIQNKLIPLKSALIVDTVNKITSTKIEEPKVEINKTHDEKSTPEKITALEQNVSDNNKLLNLISKQVSLIQSGISKQNEEDDFDDENLIVRENRQLNEKVRKASETYLFGLLKKKFGERIQWMNENGESGESYDFKVLDSIDNSIEYYIECKGTIGKEKVFYMTKNEWSLFLKNSSKYQVYFISDALLNPKEIKIDNLMNWILTEKVVPYPTRNRKQKAERIIFTIIE; this is encoded by the coding sequence ATGAACACAGTAATTGAAATACTAATTGACAATTCCAATAGTATGGGAGATTGCAAAGGAATTATAGAAAACTATAAAGACTACCTTTTGCCTGATGGCTCAACGAGATTGGAACTAGCAAAAAAAATCTTGCTATCGGAAATTATCCCAACAATTGATTATGCCTCGAATATTACGGTCAGTCTTTTTTATTCATTAGAATCTACAGAAAAACCAAGAGAAATTGTTCAACCTATATTGCACAAAGGTAAAAATGACGAACAATTAAAAAATGCGATTAAAGGAATTGCAATTCCACACGAAACAGGAGGCACACCAATTACAGACGCACTTTTGAATTGCATAAATAGACTTAAAAATTATTCGGATTCTGACCGAAAAATAATACTCATAACTGATGGAGAAGAAACTGGGAAAAAAGACTATAAAATAGCTGCGAAAAATGCACTTAAAGTTTCGGGAATTAGTTGCAACATATTTATTGTTGGAATATCATTAAAGCCAGAAGCACGAATTAAAGCCGAATCACTTGTAAAAGAAACAAAGGGCGAATACTTTCATTTAGAAACTTCAAATTATAATAAAACAACAATCCAAAATAAATTAATTCCGTTAAAAAGTGCATTAATAGTAGACACAGTAAATAAAATAACTTCAACGAAAATAGAGGAACCAAAAGTTGAAATAAACAAAACTCACGACGAAAAAAGTACACCAGAAAAAATTACAGCTTTAGAACAAAACGTTTCTGATAATAATAAATTATTAAACCTGATTTCTAAACAAGTTTCATTAATCCAATCTGGAATTTCAAAACAGAACGAAGAGGATGATTTCGATGATGAAAACTTGATAGTTAGAGAAAACAGACAATTAAACGAGAAAGTTAGAAAGGCAAGTGAAACTTACCTCTTTGGACTATTGAAAAAGAAATTTGGAGAAAGAATACAATGGATGAACGAGAATGGAGAAAGCGGAGAAAGTTATGATTTTAAAGTATTGGACAGCATAGATAATAGTATAGAATATTACATTGAGTGCAAAGGCACAATTGGAAAGGAGAAAGTGTTTTATATGACTAAAAACGAATGGTCTTTATTTCTAAAAAACAGTTCTAAATATCAAGTATATTTTATTTCAGATGCGTTGCTAAACCCAAAAGAGATTAAAATTGACAATTTAATGAATTGGATTCTGACCGAAAAGGTAGTTCCTTATCCGACACGAAACCGAAAACAAAAAGCTGAAAGAATAATATTTACCATAATCGAATAA
- a CDS encoding RDD family protein: MKYYLIENDEKTGPFTIEELNKKDIYKETLIWTKGLDEWTEAKNIPMLKDIIDQTPPKYKSNKNTNEVPPEPQKTENSSEDYFGYKLASNWERFIASLIGGLIMLVPILIITKGDYFESDSYISIYDVIINIILALVVGGLMYPIWSGNIGHKIFGIKVISKENGEDVKSPIRGIIRELGKNILQYLIIPVIWLLWDKDKQNLYDKISKTIVVKKKEV, encoded by the coding sequence ATGAAATATTACCTTATTGAAAATGATGAAAAAACTGGTCCTTTTACTATTGAAGAACTAAATAAAAAGGACATTTATAAAGAAACTCTCATTTGGACAAAAGGATTAGATGAATGGACAGAAGCTAAAAATATTCCAATGTTAAAGGATATTATTGACCAAACACCACCAAAATATAAAAGCAATAAAAACACTAACGAAGTTCCACCAGAACCACAAAAAACCGAAAACTCTTCAGAAGATTATTTTGGATATAAATTAGCATCGAACTGGGAAAGATTTATTGCCTCACTTATTGGAGGTTTAATAATGTTAGTGCCAATTTTAATAATTACTAAAGGTGATTATTTTGAAAGTGATAGTTACATATCTATTTATGACGTAATAATAAATATAATACTTGCACTTGTTGTCGGTGGTTTAATGTATCCAATTTGGAGTGGAAATATTGGACACAAAATTTTTGGGATTAAAGTAATCTCAAAAGAAAATGGGGAAGATGTAAAAAGTCCAATTAGAGGAATTATAAGAGAATTAGGTAAAAACATACTTCAATACCTAATAATTCCTGTTATTTGGTTGTTATGGGATAAAGACAAACAAAACTTATATGACAAAATTTCAAAAACCATAGTAGTAAAAAAAAAAGAGGTGTAG
- a CDS encoding M48 family metallopeptidase yields MPESVSTDLGKELRNEVLSKYDIDDYKTEKINLFTKELNFEKDVKVYVIKSRQFNAFATPGKYIFVYSGVFDKLNSYEELASLLSHEYTHIDKNHGLRSVGRSFGYEIFTSVFFSDDLKEQIFDNSNMLINLEYSRAFEKEADLNTIKLLQKENIDLNGMLSLLKIMREIEPRRISNSELSDHPNTIERIEYIEDEIEITNNNSTINYELETIFSEIKNSKYKTFYNNVYSS; encoded by the coding sequence TTGCCTGAAAGTGTTTCTACAGATTTAGGCAAGGAATTAAGAAACGAGGTTTTAAGTAAATACGACATTGACGATTACAAAACCGAAAAAATAAATCTTTTCACTAAAGAATTGAACTTTGAAAAAGATGTAAAAGTATATGTAATAAAATCAAGACAATTCAATGCTTTTGCAACACCAGGAAAATATATTTTTGTTTATAGTGGAGTTTTTGACAAATTAAATAGTTACGAAGAATTAGCAAGTCTTTTATCGCACGAATACACACACATAGATAAAAATCACGGTTTACGTTCTGTTGGCAGAAGTTTTGGTTATGAAATTTTTACTTCTGTATTTTTTAGTGATGATTTAAAAGAGCAAATTTTTGACAATTCAAATATGTTAATCAATCTTGAATACTCAAGAGCATTTGAAAAAGAAGCTGATTTAAATACAATTAAATTACTTCAAAAAGAAAATATTGATTTAAATGGTATGCTTTCTTTGCTAAAAATAATGCGAGAAATTGAACCACGAAGAATATCAAATAGTGAATTGAGCGACCATCCAAATACAATCGAAAGAATTGAGTATATTGAGGACGAAATTGAGATTACCAATAATAACTCAACAATAAATTATGAATTGGAAACGATATTTTCGGAGATTAAAAACAGCAAATATAAAACGTTTTACAACAACGTATATAGCTCATAG
- a CDS encoding helix-turn-helix domain-containing protein yields MTENLDDIIEFENENTELDFKAIQYQKVKFQDLLKDLMSMANAKTDANKYIIVGVKLLGNGNRDILGITEDFIDEATYQQLIHNNIEPELNFSYVSYQFQNKTLGVFKIFDSIDRPYMMKKDYGKLKIGEAFIRKGSHQTRLTRKDFDFYTEKKITEKRFKGKILTYFDKINQKSIALKILSNGDYPSDKAAGKIKKILLEKKEKLKKTEGMFVPFFDQDIRMLGGTPYENRSIKTLEENLENVAKTYREDDLHYLFEVKAYKFNFRILNDDTEYLEDASIELKIEKEGLYIADKIYSKPDNSNSIISLKYELNPPSWESMNYPEVIENETEYLILENLGNLKHQISENALKVDLRIAINPKLNKTEKIVKIKIFGKNLSKPIEDQLIINVIE; encoded by the coding sequence ATGACAGAAAACCTTGACGACATAATAGAATTTGAAAATGAAAATACCGAATTGGATTTTAAGGCAATTCAGTATCAAAAAGTCAAGTTTCAAGATTTACTGAAAGATTTAATGTCTATGGCTAATGCTAAAACAGATGCTAATAAATATATAATAGTTGGTGTTAAGTTATTAGGAAATGGAAATAGAGATATTTTAGGTATCACAGAAGATTTTATTGACGAAGCCACCTATCAACAACTAATTCATAACAATATTGAACCTGAATTAAACTTTTCTTACGTTTCTTATCAGTTTCAAAATAAAACTCTCGGAGTATTTAAAATCTTTGATTCCATTGACCGACCTTATATGATGAAAAAGGATTATGGTAAATTAAAAATTGGAGAGGCTTTTATTAGAAAAGGTTCGCATCAAACAAGATTAACAAGAAAAGACTTTGACTTTTACACCGAAAAGAAAATAACTGAAAAGAGATTTAAAGGTAAAATCCTTACTTATTTTGATAAAATAAATCAAAAGTCAATTGCCCTAAAGATATTAAGTAATGGAGATTATCCATCAGACAAAGCGGCAGGAAAAATTAAAAAAATACTTTTAGAAAAAAAGGAGAAATTAAAAAAAACCGAAGGAATGTTTGTGCCATTTTTTGACCAAGACATTCGAATGTTAGGTGGAACACCTTATGAAAATAGAAGTATTAAAACATTAGAAGAAAATTTAGAAAATGTAGCAAAAACTTATCGAGAAGATGATTTGCATTATCTTTTCGAGGTTAAAGCGTATAAGTTTAACTTTAGAATATTAAATGATGATACCGAATATTTGGAAGACGCCTCGATTGAACTAAAAATTGAAAAAGAAGGATTATATATTGCCGACAAAATTTATTCTAAACCAGATAATTCAAATAGTATTATATCTTTAAAATATGAACTAAATCCACCATCTTGGGAAAGTATGAATTATCCAGAAGTTATAGAAAATGAAACGGAATATCTAATACTTGAAAACCTAGGGAATTTAAAACATCAAATAAGTGAGAATGCGCTAAAAGTAGATTTAAGAATTGCAATAAATCCAAAATTAAACAAAACTGAAAAAATAGTAAAGATTAAAATATTTGGAAAAAACTTGAGCAAGCCTATTGAAGACCAATTGATAATTAATGTGATTGAATAA